The segment GGTTTTGGTCCTTTTTCTGATAGGGAACTTGACAATAAATTTAAATAAATTTTGGAGTAATTATGAATATTTTTATTTCAGAGAAAAATTTTATTCACAATATAAATTTATTAAAAAATAGATATAATAAAGATGTTATTCCTGTTATTAAAGCCAATGCTTATGGACATGATATTAACTTAATATCTAAACTGCTTTTAAAATACAAAATTAATATTTGTGCTGTTGCTAGAATTTCAGAAGCTTTAGAAATTTTAGAATATATAAATTATAACAAAAATTTTAAAATATTAATTTTTGAATCTATAGAATATGATTTTCTAAAAACAGTTATTAAGAATCCTCAACTCTTAATTTCCGCTAATTCATTAGAAGACCTATATCTATATCTAAAATTTGGAATTTCATCAAATCAAATTCAATTAAAAATAGATTTTGGATTTGGAAGAAATGGAATTTATATTAAAGATATAAATCTTTTGAAAGAATTAATGATTAAATATAACCTAAAATTCTCTGGAATTTTTACTCATCTTTTTTCTGTTGAATATAAAGATGGAGTAGATATTATAAATAAATTTACTGAAATAGTTGAAAATTTAGGTAAAAATAATTTTCAAATGATTCATCTTCAAAATAGTTTAGGTATTACAAAATATGGAAGTATACCAATCTCTACTCATTTAAGACCTGGAATGTTTGTTTTTGGTTTTTATGAAGAAGGAGCTTTTGAAAATAATTTGCAAAAAGTTTTTTCTTTAGAAGGAAAAGTTATAAATATAAAGGATATTTCATCTCTTAAATATCTCACTTATAACCAAAAAAAAGATTTATCTATTAACCTTTCTAAAGTAGCTATTATAAAAATAGGTTACGGTGATGGATTTTTAAAAACTAATGAAGGTTCTCTTGCTTTAATTAATAATCAAAAATTTAAAATTATCTCTGTTATGATGGATAGTACTTTAATAGAAATTGATGATACTGTTCATATAAATGATACTGTCAAGCTCTACTTTGATTTTTCACTAATTAGAGACCACCTTAAAATGAATATGTGTGAAGTTTTATCTCTCTTATCCCATAAAATTCCTAGAATTTTAATTTAAAAGGAACTAATAGATTGATGAAAAATCATTAATTGATTAGTTCCTTTCTTTATTTATCTTAACTAATATTTCCTAATTTTTTTCTTTTTTTCCAATCAGGCATAAATTTTTCAATAAATTCCCAAAAAGTTTTTTGATGATGAGGATATGGTATATGAGCTAACTCATGTAAAATAACATATTCTAGAAAATAAATAGATTTTTTATATAACTGATGATTATAAGTAATACTTTTTTTCATGGAGTTACATGAACCCCATCTAGTTCTCATATCTCTAAATCTTATTTTAATTGGAGTATATCCTACTTTTTCTCCAATCTCCATAGTTAAATCTATTACTAAAGAATAAAAATTTTCACATATCCATCTATCAATTAATTTTTTTCTATTTTTAAAAGAATTCTCTTGAATATTTATATAAAATTTTTCATCTTTTAATTGACAAAATTCTTCTATAGAATTATTTATTTGTATTGGATAAATTTTTCCCAAATAAATAAAATTTTCATCAAACTCATTTTTTATTTTTTTCTTGTGGTCAATTACTTCTATTATCCACTTTTCTCTTTTTTCAATAAGTTTTTCTATATAACTATTTGGTACTCTAAAAGGACAAGATATTTTTATCTTACATTCATCATCTATTTTTATTATTATATTTTTTATTTTTTTTCTAGTGACAATTAATTCAAATTTTTTTAAGCTATCTGGCAATTTTAATCTATTCATTATTTTCCTAAATATTCATATATTTTTACTAAATAAAAAGTTTTAAAATCTTGAGATTTTTCTAAAATTTCTTCAAAATTAAACCACTTACCTATTAAATCTTCTCCTTCATCTAATTTTAATTCTTTTTGCTTTACATCTTTTTTTAATTTTAATATATATAAACTTAATTTTTCTTCTGTGTAACCTGGTGATATTGCTAGAGGTTTTTTTTCTTCATAAATGATATCATAATCCTCCTTAGAATATCCTCCTTCCTCCCTCACTTCTCTGTATAAAGCATCTTTAGGAATTTCTCCTTCATCTATAAGTCCTGCTATAACTTCCAAAGAATTTTCTTTGATTCCTGGTCTAAATTGCTCTACAAAATATCCTTTTTTCCCATCACTAGAAACTAAAAGTGCTGCTATTGCACTTTGTTTTTCTAAGTATTCTAAAGTCATTCCATTTACAGG is part of the Fusobacterium sp. FSA-380-WT-3A genome and harbors:
- a CDS encoding alanine racemase encodes the protein MNIFISEKNFIHNINLLKNRYNKDVIPVIKANAYGHDINLISKLLLKYKINICAVARISEALEILEYINYNKNFKILIFESIEYDFLKTVIKNPQLLISANSLEDLYLYLKFGISSNQIQLKIDFGFGRNGIYIKDINLLKELMIKYNLKFSGIFTHLFSVEYKDGVDIINKFTEIVENLGKNNFQMIHLQNSLGITKYGSIPISTHLRPGMFVFGFYEEGAFENNLQKVFSLEGKVINIKDISSLKYLTYNQKKDLSINLSKVAIIKIGYGDGFLKTNEGSLALINNQKFKIISVMMDSTLIEIDDTVHINDTVKLYFDFSLIRDHLKMNMCEVLSLLSHKIPRILI
- a CDS encoding M48 family metallopeptidase → MNRLKLPDSLKKFELIVTRKKIKNIIIKIDDECKIKISCPFRVPNSYIEKLIEKREKWIIEVIDHKKKIKNEFDENFIYLGKIYPIQINNSIEEFCQLKDEKFYINIQENSFKNRKKLIDRWICENFYSLVIDLTMEIGEKVGYTPIKIRFRDMRTRWGSCNSMKKSITYNHQLYKKSIYFLEYVILHELAHIPYPHHQKTFWEFIEKFMPDWKKRKKLGNIS
- a CDS encoding NUDIX domain-containing protein, whose product is MEDFVFLKPRKMSHPVNGMTLEYLEKQSAIAALLVSSDGKKGYFVEQFRPGIKENSLEVIAGLIDEGEIPKDALYREVREEGGYSKEDYDIIYEEKKPLAISPGYTEEKLSLYILKLKKDVKQKELKLDEGEDLIGKWFNFEEILEKSQDFKTFYLVKIYEYLGK